The Allofrancisella frigidaquae genome has a segment encoding these proteins:
- a CDS encoding sensor histidine kinase has product MSSKNNLNKTIQRKYIISSSFKMAMLFTILLSLSIISWIYVVVSSISGDKISQHVIPLVTGLSTAASVVIISYFVSIFVVRKINHIATTAAAIINTQDFSCRIESKANWDDLSNLANILNILFENIENLLTDIKNVSNNIAHDLKTPLTRLKNKLEILEEKYPDQDTEKALEECNKLLEVFNSLLRLNRLEHGHEKIIKNYLNIKNVIRDAIELYEPIFEQKNITVKTDVTAKPLNLDKNLFFQSIINILDNCYKYSDKNTSVTILGTITKTNYKLTISDTGAGVANQNFEKIFERFFREEQSRTQQGNGLGLALVKKVIELHNGNITAKNNLPTGLLITITIPLH; this is encoded by the coding sequence ATGTCATCCAAGAACAATCTTAATAAAACTATTCAACGTAAATATATAATAAGCTCTAGCTTCAAAATGGCTATGCTTTTTACTATTTTGCTGAGCTTAAGTATTATTTCTTGGATTTATGTAGTAGTTTCATCTATTAGTGGTGATAAAATCTCTCAGCACGTTATACCTCTAGTCACCGGACTTAGTACGGCAGCTAGCGTTGTCATTATTAGCTACTTTGTAAGCATATTTGTTGTAAGAAAAATAAATCATATAGCAACAACCGCTGCAGCTATAATAAATACACAAGATTTTAGCTGTAGGATAGAATCTAAAGCAAACTGGGATGATTTAAGCAATTTAGCTAATATTTTAAATATCCTGTTCGAAAATATTGAAAACCTTCTTACAGATATAAAAAATGTGTCTAACAATATAGCTCATGATTTAAAAACCCCTCTGACTCGTTTGAAAAATAAACTAGAAATCTTAGAGGAAAAGTACCCTGACCAAGATACTGAAAAAGCTTTAGAAGAATGCAATAAGCTTTTAGAAGTATTTAATAGCCTATTACGCTTAAACAGACTCGAGCATGGACATGAAAAAATTATAAAAAACTACCTAAATATAAAAAATGTGATTAGAGATGCTATAGAATTATATGAGCCAATATTTGAGCAAAAAAATATTACTGTGAAAACAGATGTTACAGCTAAACCACTTAATCTAGATAAAAACTTATTTTTCCAAAGTATTATAAATATCTTAGATAATTGTTACAAATATTCCGATAAAAACACTTCTGTAACCATTCTAGGGACTATAACAAAAACAAACTATAAACTAACTATCAGTGACACTGGAGCAGGAGTAGCTAATCAAAACTTTGAAAAAATATTTGAACGGTTTTTTCGTGAAGAACAAAGTCGGACTCAGCAAGGTAATGGACTTGGGTTAGCTTTAGTAAAAAAAGTTATAGAGCTACATAACGGCAATATCACAGCAAAAAACAACTTGCCCACTGGTTTACTAATTACTATCACTATCCCTTTACATTAA
- the bfpR gene encoding two-component system response regulator BfpR has translation MTIKPKVLVADDDKQIAEFIKTKFEENNIETTLAYDGKEALFLINTNEYDIIVIDWMMPYLDGISLLKILRKQQLVTPIIILSALDSTENKIQGLKSGSDDYLTKPFSIEELIIRVNILYKRTKLIAQINTHKIICSDIVLDELAHEVRRNNVLIPLQQREYKILHLLLKHKNEVVSKNMILKEVWDYEFDPQTNVVEVHISRLRNKLTENNLPDPIKTMRGFGYVIQEQS, from the coding sequence ATGACTATAAAACCCAAAGTTTTAGTTGCTGATGATGATAAACAAATTGCCGAATTTATAAAAACTAAATTTGAAGAAAATAATATCGAAACGACTCTAGCCTACGATGGTAAAGAAGCTTTGTTTCTTATTAATACTAATGAATATGATATTATTGTTATCGACTGGATGATGCCATATTTAGATGGGATATCATTACTTAAAATTCTTCGCAAACAACAATTAGTAACCCCCATTATCATTTTAAGTGCTTTAGATAGCACTGAAAATAAAATACAAGGGCTCAAATCTGGTAGTGATGATTACCTAACTAAACCTTTCTCTATTGAAGAGTTAATTATCCGTGTAAACATACTCTATAAAAGAACTAAATTAATTGCTCAAATAAATACTCACAAAATAATTTGTAGTGACATAGTGTTAGATGAGCTAGCTCACGAGGTAAGAAGAAATAACGTGCTCATACCTCTTCAGCAAAGAGAATATAAGATTTTACATTTACTTTTAAAGCATAAAAACGAAGTAGTTAGTAAAAACATGATTTTGAAAGAAGTCTGGGATTATGAGTTTGATCCCCAAACTAATGTAGTTGAAGTACATATTTCACGTTTACGTAATAAGCTTACTGAAAATAACCTTCCTGACCCCATAAAAACCATGCGCGGATTTGGATATGTCATCCAAGAACAATCTTAA